A stretch of Hyalangium gracile DNA encodes these proteins:
- a CDS encoding EAL domain-containing protein, with amino-acid sequence MFLWLPLGHSLGKLMAFLRESGLEHQLRPEARCVVVQLGEGDRGSFAAKLGGCMTGEELRGTRALFKGGSQEPDLTDFPKVGSLEQFLSVSQSGWLVELLAEKRLTAHFQPIVLAQDTRQIFAYEALMRGKAVDGSMVSPGKMMETARGADLLFQLDLAARTTAIREAQRHGLRVPIFINFTPTAIYDPAYCLRSTVATIKEANIAPRNVVFEVIETDHAEDTRHLRSIIDFYRQAGFRVALDDLGAGHSSLNLIHQLRPDIIKLDMELIRNIHEDAYKASITQKLLEIAQKLNIRTVAEGIETPEELRWVRSHGVDYLQGYLIARPQSPPAETTPYFTG; translated from the coding sequence TTGTTCCTGTGGCTCCCGCTGGGGCACAGCCTGGGCAAGCTGATGGCCTTCCTCCGGGAGTCGGGCCTGGAGCACCAGCTCCGGCCCGAGGCCCGCTGCGTGGTGGTGCAGCTGGGGGAGGGCGACCGCGGCAGCTTCGCCGCGAAGCTGGGCGGCTGCATGACGGGCGAGGAGCTCCGGGGCACCCGGGCGCTCTTCAAGGGCGGTTCGCAGGAGCCGGACCTCACGGACTTCCCGAAGGTGGGCTCGCTGGAGCAGTTCCTCTCCGTGAGCCAGTCGGGGTGGCTGGTGGAGCTGCTGGCCGAGAAGCGGCTCACGGCGCACTTCCAGCCCATCGTCCTGGCCCAGGACACGCGGCAGATCTTCGCCTACGAGGCCCTCATGCGGGGCAAGGCGGTGGACGGCTCGATGGTGTCTCCGGGGAAGATGATGGAGACGGCGCGCGGGGCGGATCTGCTCTTCCAGCTGGATCTGGCGGCGCGCACCACGGCCATCCGCGAGGCGCAGCGGCACGGGCTGCGCGTGCCCATCTTCATCAACTTCACGCCGACGGCCATCTACGATCCGGCGTACTGCCTGCGCTCCACGGTGGCCACCATCAAGGAGGCGAACATCGCGCCACGCAACGTGGTCTTCGAGGTCATCGAGACGGACCACGCCGAGGACACGCGGCACCTGCGCTCCATCATCGACTTCTACCGGCAGGCGGGGTTCCGGGTGGCGCTGGATGACCTGGGGGCGGGGCACTCCTCGCTCAACCTCATCCACCAGCTGCGCCCGGACATCATCAAGCTGGACATGGAGCTCATCCGGAACATCCATGAGGACGCGTACAAGGCGTCCATCACGCAGAAGCTGCTGGAGATCGCCCAGAAGCTGAACATCCGCACGGTGGCGGAGGGCATCGAGACACCCGAGGAGCTGCGCTGGGTGCGCTCGCACGGGGTGGACTACCTGCAGGGCTACCTCATCGCCCGGCCGCAGAGCCCTCCGGCGGAGACGACGCCGTACTTCACTGGGTGA